ACAATTCAATCTAAATGATATGGCAAAACGGTACGGAAAAGAAGTCATGGTTGTTGAAGTCGGTGGTGAAGATGATAAAGTTCAAAATACTTATGAGCTATTAGCAGCAACAATAAAAGCCGTAAAAAAAGTGCCTAACAATAAAGGATTAGGTGTTTTCTATTGGGAACCTCAAGGTGCTAGAAGCTGGAGTCATTATGCTTTAAGTGCTTGGTTAGAAAATGGTCAACCCTCACCTGCCCTAGATGCTTTTAAAGAATAAGATATGAAACTCAAAAAATCATTATTACTCGGATTACTGTTTTGCTTGATTTCCATGGCAAAGGCACAAGAAAAAATTAGTCTTGACGAAAATTGGAAATTCCATTTTGGTCACGCTGCCAATCCAGAAAAAGACTTTGATTACGGAACCAAATTGTTGCTCCATAAATCAAATGTCTTTGAGACTACAATTATCAGTCCAAAATTTGTGGATACAACCTGGAGTAAAATAAACGTCCCACACGATTGGCTTGTCGAACTTCCTTTTGTTCAATCCAACACACACGAAATGGATTCTCATGGTTACAAACCAGTAGGGCGCTCTTATCCGGAAACCAGTATTGGTTGGTATCGGAAACATTTTACTGTCGATAAATCAAAAAGAGACAAACGTTTCGAAATCCAATTCGATGGCATCTACAGAAATGCTGAAATTTGGTTAAACGGATTTTATGTCGGCACCAACTTCAGTGGATATGTCGGCAATTCTTATGATGTTTCGGATTATATCAATTTTGAAGGCGATAATGTGATGGTCATTCGAGTGGATGCAACACAATCTGAGGGTTGGTTTTATGAAGGCGCTGGAATCTACAGGCATGTTTGGTTAAATATCACCAACAAAAACTTTATCCCTGAAGGCGGATTGTATGTTCATTCAGAAGTAAAAGGCAAAAATGCTACAGTATCCATTGAAACTACCGTTCAAAACAACTCATTAAATGCTTCTTCATGTTCCGTTTACTCCTATATAACAGATAGAAACGGAAAAGTGTTAGCCAAGACATCAGTGCAAAAAGTCACATTAGGAATTCATAAAGACTTCACCTTAAAGCAGCAAGTAAATCTAAACAATGCCCGCCTTTGGTCGTTAGAAGATCCGTATTTATACAAAGTGATTTCAGTAGTCAAGGCTGGTAACCAAATTGTACATCAAACCAAAACCCGATTCGGAATTAAAACCGTAAAATTTGATGCTAATGAAGGTTTTTTTCTTAACGGAAAGCATATCAAAATTCAAGGCACCAACAATCATCAAGATCATGCAGGAATAGGTAGCGCCTTGCCTGATTATTTGCAATACTATCGAATCAAACTACTGAAACAGATGGGCTCAAATGCCTACCGAACAAGCCATAACGCTCCTACTCCAGAACTTTTAGAGGCTTGTGATAGCTTAGGAATGTTAGTGTTAGATGAGCAACGATTACTAAACAGTAGTCCAGAATATACCGATCAATTCAAACGTTTAATTAAACGCGACAGAAATCATCCTTCCGTATTCTTATGGTCAATAGGAAATGAAGAACAAAACATACAAGGAAATGAATTTGGCAAAAGAATTGCACAATCCCTACTAGCTATTCAAAAAGATTTGGACCCAACCAGAACTAGTACTTATGCAGCCGATATGGGTAATGATTTTAAAGGGGTTAATGAAGTAATTCCAATACGAGGATTCAATTACAGAGAATATGCTGTTGCCGACTATCATCGCGACCATCCCAACCAACCTCTTCTTGGAACCGAAATGGGAAGTACAGTTACCACTCGTGGTATTTATGAAAAAGATAGTATAAGAGCTTATGTTCCTGATCAAGACATCACTGCTCCTTGGTGGGCTAGTAAAGCTGAAACTTGGTGGAAACTCGCTGCCGAAAACAAGTATTGGCTTGGTGGTTTTGTTTGGACAGGGTTTGATTATCGTGGTGAACCGACACCGTATCAGTGGCCGAATATCAATTCGCATTTTGGCATTATGGATGTTTGCGGTTTCCCAAAAAACATTTATTACTATTATAAAAGTTGGTGGACCAATGAAGAGGTACTTCACATTTCCCCGCATTGGAACTGGCCTGATAAAATGGGTAAACCAATTGATGTTTGGGTAAATTCTAATGCAGATGATGTGGAATTATTTTTAAACGGAAAGAGTTTGGGCAAAAAAGTCATGCCAAGAAACAGCCATTTACAATGGGAAGTACTTTATGAGCCTGGAACTTTAGAAGCTATTGCGCATAAAAAAGGTAAAAAACTAACCACAAAAATAGAAACAACTGGACAAGCTATAAATGTAGTGCTGACTCCAGATAAAACTATATTGACTGCTGACGGAAAAGACGCAACAGTTGTCAACGTTTCTCTAACCGATGATAAAGGTAGAGAAGTACCAGATGCTAATAACCTAATTAAATTCACTGTCACTGCTGACGCCAAAATCATTGGGGTTGGAAATGGTGACCCTAGCTCTCATGAAGCCGATAAATGCAAGGATGGGGAATGGCAAAGAAGTACTTTCAATGGCAAATGTCAAGTTATCATTCAGGCAGGGGAAACATCAAGTTCCATAAAACTGGAAGCCAAATCAAACGGATTACAATCGGCAACAATTACTCTTATCTCTAAGCCATGAAGAAAAAATTAATTCAACAAACGACAGAACATTTCGAAATAATGTTTCAACAAAAACCTGACTATATTTTCCTTTCTCCAGGAAGAATCAACATTATTGGTGAACACGTTGATTACAATGATGGTTTTGTTATGCCCGCTGCCATCAATAAATACATCTGCTTTGCCATTTCAAAAAATGAAAATTCTAAATGCACTCTCGTTGCGAAAGATTTAAACGATACCTACCAATTTGATATCAATGACGAATTGAAACCCATTGATACAATGTGGGCCAATTATATTTTAGGGGTTTTACAGCAACTCAAAGAGAAAGGATTTGCAATGAGTGGCTTTACCATTGTTTTCAGTAGCACCATCCCAATGGGCGCTGGACTTTCTTCCTCTGCAGCACTTGAATGTGGAATAGGTTATGCCATGAATAAATTGTTTCATTTAGGGTTAACCAAAGAAGATATAGCGCTTATAGGTCAAAAGGCAGAACACACTTTTGCTGGAGTCAATTGCGGCATTATGGATCAATTCGCTTCCGTTTTTGGAAAAAAGAACAGTGTCATTAAACTAGATTGTAATACTCTGGAATATGAATACTACAAAGCTGATTTTAAAAAATATTCGTTACTTTTATTAGATAGCAATGTAAAACACACGCATTTAACATCAGGCTATAACGTTAGAAGACAAGAAGTAGAATTAGGATTATCAATTATCAAACAACATTTTCCAGAAGTTAGAACCTTTAGAAATTGTACTGAAAGCATGGTATTAGAATTGAAAGACACTTTAGGCGAAACCGTTTTCAAACGATGCCATTTTGTGGTAAATGAAATTCAGCGTGTAAAAGAAGCAGCAGAGGCTTTAAATAATTCTGATTTTAAAAGATTAGGTAAATTAATGTCAAAAACTCACGAAGGATTATCAAAAGAGTACGAAGTAAGTTGTGAAGAAATCGACTTTTTAGTGGATGCTGTTCAACATGAAAAAACCGTTTTAGGTGCTCGAATGATGGGCGGCGGTTTTGGAGGATGTTCTATCAATTTAGTGAAAAAAGGCTCTGAATCCAAACTCATTGAGAAAATAACAGAACGCTATCAAAAAGCTTTTGGTATCGAATTAAAAGCATACAAAGTAAAAATTTCTAAAGGCGCTTCGCTTTACAAAAACTAAATCATGACAGCATTCAACAATAACGAACATCCTCACCGAAGATACAATCCTTTGCTAGACGAATGGATATTGGTTTCTCCTCATCGCGCTAAACGACCATGGCAAGGACAGAACGAAAAAATTACTGATGAACATCGGCCTGAACATGATGACAATTGCTATTTGTGTGCGGGAAATGTTCGTGCCAATGGTATAAAAAACGACGAGTATACAAACTGTTATGTCTTTGAAAATGACTTTTCGGCTTTGCTAAAAGAGGAAGTCAATTATACCAATACAAAACATAGTTTATTCCAATCAAAACCTGAAAGAGGCATGAACAAAGTAATCTGTTTTTCGCCCAAACACAACCTCACTTTGCCTGAAATGGAAGTGGAAGATATTGAGAAAGTGGTTCAAACTTGGGCCTCCCAATACATCGAACTAGGCAATCAGGATTTTATCAATTATGTTCAAATCTTTGAAAACAAAGGAAGTATCATGGGTTGTAGTAATCCGCATCCCCATGGTCAAATTTGGGCACAATCTTCTCTGCCAACACAAGTAGAGAAAACCCAAAAGAGTCTTCAAAACTATTACGAAAAAAACAAAACTAGTTTGCTCAAAGATTACTTAGACGAAGAAATAAAGCAACAGGAACGCATCGTTATGGAGAACGATCATTTTGTTGTCTTGGTTCCGTTTTGGGCGATTTGGCCCTATGAAACGATGATTATCAGCAAAAGACATTTCGGTAACATTATCGCAATGAATAAAGAAGAAACCACCGCTTTTGCCGATATCATAAAAGGAATTACAGTCAAATACGATAATCTTTTTGAAACATCCTTCCCTTATTCCTCTGGAATTCATCAAGCACCTACGGATAGAGTGTCTCATCCTGAATGGCACTTCCACATGCATTTTTATCCGCCTTTGTTGCGAA
The window above is part of the Flavobacterium sp. N1994 genome. Proteins encoded here:
- the galA gene encoding beta-galactosidase GalA translates to MKLKKSLLLGLLFCLISMAKAQEKISLDENWKFHFGHAANPEKDFDYGTKLLLHKSNVFETTIISPKFVDTTWSKINVPHDWLVELPFVQSNTHEMDSHGYKPVGRSYPETSIGWYRKHFTVDKSKRDKRFEIQFDGIYRNAEIWLNGFYVGTNFSGYVGNSYDVSDYINFEGDNVMVIRVDATQSEGWFYEGAGIYRHVWLNITNKNFIPEGGLYVHSEVKGKNATVSIETTVQNNSLNASSCSVYSYITDRNGKVLAKTSVQKVTLGIHKDFTLKQQVNLNNARLWSLEDPYLYKVISVVKAGNQIVHQTKTRFGIKTVKFDANEGFFLNGKHIKIQGTNNHQDHAGIGSALPDYLQYYRIKLLKQMGSNAYRTSHNAPTPELLEACDSLGMLVLDEQRLLNSSPEYTDQFKRLIKRDRNHPSVFLWSIGNEEQNIQGNEFGKRIAQSLLAIQKDLDPTRTSTYAADMGNDFKGVNEVIPIRGFNYREYAVADYHRDHPNQPLLGTEMGSTVTTRGIYEKDSIRAYVPDQDITAPWWASKAETWWKLAAENKYWLGGFVWTGFDYRGEPTPYQWPNINSHFGIMDVCGFPKNIYYYYKSWWTNEEVLHISPHWNWPDKMGKPIDVWVNSNADDVELFLNGKSLGKKVMPRNSHLQWEVLYEPGTLEAIAHKKGKKLTTKIETTGQAINVVLTPDKTILTADGKDATVVNVSLTDDKGREVPDANNLIKFTVTADAKIIGVGNGDPSSHEADKCKDGEWQRSTFNGKCQVIIQAGETSSSIKLEAKSNGLQSATITLISKP
- the galK gene encoding galactokinase; its protein translation is MKKKLIQQTTEHFEIMFQQKPDYIFLSPGRINIIGEHVDYNDGFVMPAAINKYICFAISKNENSKCTLVAKDLNDTYQFDINDELKPIDTMWANYILGVLQQLKEKGFAMSGFTIVFSSTIPMGAGLSSSAALECGIGYAMNKLFHLGLTKEDIALIGQKAEHTFAGVNCGIMDQFASVFGKKNSVIKLDCNTLEYEYYKADFKKYSLLLLDSNVKHTHLTSGYNVRRQEVELGLSIIKQHFPEVRTFRNCTESMVLELKDTLGETVFKRCHFVVNEIQRVKEAAEALNNSDFKRLGKLMSKTHEGLSKEYEVSCEEIDFLVDAVQHEKTVLGARMMGGGFGGCSINLVKKGSESKLIEKITERYQKAFGIELKAYKVKISKGASLYKN
- a CDS encoding UDP-glucose--hexose-1-phosphate uridylyltransferase codes for the protein MTAFNNNEHPHRRYNPLLDEWILVSPHRAKRPWQGQNEKITDEHRPEHDDNCYLCAGNVRANGIKNDEYTNCYVFENDFSALLKEEVNYTNTKHSLFQSKPERGMNKVICFSPKHNLTLPEMEVEDIEKVVQTWASQYIELGNQDFINYVQIFENKGSIMGCSNPHPHGQIWAQSSLPTQVEKTQKSLQNYYEKNKTSLLKDYLDEEIKQQERIVMENDHFVVLVPFWAIWPYETMIISKRHFGNIIAMNKEETTAFADIIKGITVKYDNLFETSFPYSSGIHQAPTDRVSHPEWHFHMHFYPPLLRSATVKKFMVGYEMLGEAQRDISPEQSAKILRDLPNIHYKTKTN